In Gossypium arboreum isolate Shixiya-1 chromosome 6, ASM2569848v2, whole genome shotgun sequence, the following are encoded in one genomic region:
- the LOC108465012 gene encoding uncharacterized protein LOC108465012, translated as MILHLPCTTLYQTPLLSNPRYPQKLAKTQTSFSPANKLSIARKLVIRGCSNSQGGEGEKKTERRSFLSLEEAGLVEISGLSSHEKFLCRLTISSLNLLRVISEQEGCSIEEMNAGRVCDWFVKDKLKREQNIDSAVLQWDESEFPF; from the exons ATGATTTTACACTTACCTTGTACAACTCTTTATCAAACACCATTACTATCCAATCCTAGATATCCTCAAAAACTAGCTAAAACCCAAACCAGTTTTTCACCAGCCAACAAGTTGTCCATTGCAAGAAAGCTTGTAATAAGAGGATGCAGCAATAGCCAAGGTGGTGAAGGAGAAAAGAAGACAGAAAGAAGAAGTTTCCTATCTCTAGAAGAGGCTGGTTTGGTTGAAATATCTGGTTTAAGCTCTCATGAAAAGTTCCTATGTCGATTAACG ATATCATCATTGAATCTACTTAGAGTGATATCAGAACAGGAAGGATGTTCAATTGAAGAGATGAATGCTGGAAGAGTATGTGATTGGTTTGTGAAAGATAAACTGAAAAGAGAACAAAACATAGATTCTGCAGTTCTTCAATGGGATGAATCTGAATTTCCTTTTTAG